In a genomic window of Bicyclus anynana chromosome 5, ilBicAnyn1.1, whole genome shotgun sequence:
- the LOC112043860 gene encoding serine/threonine-protein kinase 17A yields MSVLSDLSKADYKTASDGLLELSEERLRSIMRTEPITDVYHVEQTPFARGKFASVRKIRHLVSGEEYAAKFIRKRRRAADTTREILHEVAVLALCASSSRVVSLHEVYETRSEVAIVLELCAGGELQRLLDEEERLTEGAARRALRHVLEGLAHLHARRLAHLDLKPQNLLLSAAGEELLICDFGISRAIQPGAHVREILGTRDYVAPEILSYEPLSLAADIWSVGVLAYVLLSGYSPFAGDTKQETYLNIAQCQLSFPRELFRGVSQRAVQFIRETLVVDPKGRLTVEECLEHPWLKDESDIPPAIVGVGFGATDLASDDDTPNDLNGHNGHNGINGHNGINGHNGVNGHNGVNGHNGSTVNGVGSVNGVNGCTNVNGVTVTVNGVNGVKGHNGVSECNGANGAHDDAESSSRPASPAPAGERAEPCAEEERDKPLKHAHARDVSPPFPDAPSTPKVSRKSHPHPPSVLALCKKFQPDYEKPAACACPVRAPPDRAVLC; encoded by the exons GGGTAAATTCGCGTCAGTCCGCAAAATCCGCCACCTGGTCTCCGGAGAGGAATACGCAGCCAAGTTTATCCGCAAGCGAAGACGCGCCGCGGACACCACACGCGAAATCTTGCACGAGGTGGCCGTGCTAGCGCTCTGCGCCTCCAGCTCGAGGGTCGTCAGCTTGCACGAG GTATACGAGACACGCTCCGAGGTGGCGATAGTGCTGGAGTTGTGCGCGGGCGGCGAGCTGCAGCGACTGCTGGACGAGGAGGAGCGGCTGACGGAGGGCGCGGCGCGGCGAGCCCTGCGCCACGTGCTGGAGGGGCTGGCGCACCTGCACGCGCGCCGCCTGGCGCACCTGGACCTGAAGCCGCAGAACCTGCTGCTGTCCGCCGCGGGCGAGGAGCTGCTCATCTGCGACTTCGGCATCAGCCGCGCCATCCAGCCCGGGGCGCATGTGCGCGAGATACTGGGCACGAGGGATTATGTCG CGCCGGAGATCCTGTCGTACGAGCCGCTGTCGCTGGCGGCGGACATCTGGTCGGTGGGCGTGCTGGCGTACGTGCTGCTGAGCGGCTACTCGCCCTTCGCCGGCGACACCAAGCAGGAGACCTACCTCAACATTGCGCAGTGCCAGCTGTCCTTCCCCAGAGAGCTGTTCCGCGGCGTCTCGCAGCGCGCCGTGCAGTTCATACGAGAGACCCTTGTGGTTGATCCCAA GGGTCGTCTTACAGTGGAAGAGTGCCTGGAGCACCCCTGGTTGAAAGACGAATCAGACATACCGCCCGCGATCGTCGGCGTCGGCTTCGGCGCCACCGACCTCGCCAGCGACGACGACACGCCCAACGACCTCAACGGGCACAACGGCCACAACGGCATCAATGGCCACAATGGCATCAATGGCCACAACGGCGTCAATGGTCACAACGGCGTCAACGGACACAACGGCTCAACAGTCAACGGCGTCGGCTCGGTCAACGGAGTCAATGGTTGCACAAACGTGAATGgagtcaccgtcaccgtcaacGGAGTGAACGGAGTCAAAGGACACAACGGCGTCAGTGAATGCAATGGCGCCAATGGTGCGCACGACGATGCTG AATCATCGTCTCGCCCCGcgtcgcccgcgcccgccggcGAGCGAGCGGAGCCGTGTGCGGAGGAGGAGCGCGACAAGCCGCTGAAGCACGCGCACGCGCGGGACGTGTCGCCGCCCTTCCCCGACGCGCCCTCCACGCCCAAG GTGTCGCGCAAGTCGCACCCGCACCCGCCGTCGGTGCTGGCGCTGTGCAAGAAGTTCCAGCCCGACTACGAGAAGCCGGCCGCGTGCGCCTGCCCCGTGCGCGCGCCGCCCGACCGCGCCGTGCTGTGCTAG